A region of the Sporolituus thermophilus DSM 23256 genome:
TGTGCGGATTGAAAATGAAAATGGGAAAATAACGCAAATACCGCTTAATGCATTAAAAGGAATTGTTGTGCAAGAAGGGACAGCCATATCACCGGCGCTTGTCTCTTATTGTATAGCTGAAGGGAAAGAAGTTGTCTTTCTTGATAGAAATGGGCAGTTTCAATACCGGGCAGTCGGTCGGGTGAAGGGGAACGTTTTACTGAGGTTAAGCCAGTTTAACTGTTACAAAAATCCAGTTTTGGCGGCTAAGCTTGCCCGCGCTTTTGTTGCGGGGAAAATACAAAATATGCGCTCGCTTTTGCTGCGGGCGGCAAGAGAAACAGAGAATCAAACAGATTGCCATGCGTTAAAGAACGCCAGCAACTTTATTGGCAGTATACTACGAGATCTTAAAAATGAAGATGCCATAAATATTATTCGTGGCATAGAAGGACAAGCTACTTTAGCCTATTTTAACGTATTTACCCATATGGTAAAGGCCGACCGCGAATTCTTCCGTTTTAAAGCCCGTTATCGCCGCCCGCCACGCGATGCGGTAAATGCTTTATTATCCTATATTTATACCCTGTTGGCGGTAGATTGTAATTCGGCTCTTGAAGGAGTTGGATTAGACCCACAAATTGGCTTTTTGCATTCTGTGCGTCCGGGACGGCTATCTTTAGCGTTGGATCTAATGGAAGAATTTCGCAGTGTAATAGGTGACCGAATGGCGGTCGCTATGATTAATCGTCGCCAATTGGATGAAGACGATTTTGAAATGCGTCCGGGTGGCGCCGTGTATCTTAACGACAAAGGACGTAAAAAAGTTATACAGGAATTTCAGAAAAGGAAACAGGAAGAAATTATCCATCCGTTGCTTAAAGAAACGGTGCCGTTTGGTATATTGCCGCATGTTCAGGCTAGGTTACTAGCCAAAGTTATACGGCAAGAATTGCCCGAATATCTGCCATTTTTTATAAAGTGAGTGACAAAAACAGGATGTTTGTGCTGGTGACATATGATGTTTCAACTTTGCAGGATGATAGTCAAAAAAGACTGCGGCGTATCGCCCAAGCCTGCAATGGTTAT
Encoded here:
- the cas1c gene encoding type I-C CRISPR-associated endonuclease Cas1c → MKKILNTLYAVTPGLYLKLDHDTVRIENENGKITQIPLNALKGIVVQEGTAISPALVSYCIAEGKEVVFLDRNGQFQYRAVGRVKGNVLLRLSQFNCYKNPVLAAKLARAFVAGKIQNMRSLLLRAARETENQTDCHALKNASNFIGSILRDLKNEDAINIIRGIEGQATLAYFNVFTHMVKADREFFRFKARYRRPPRDAVNALLSYIYTLLAVDCNSALEGVGLDPQIGFLHSVRPGRLSLALDLMEEFRSVIGDRMAVAMINRRQLDEDDFEMRPGGAVYLNDKGRKKVIQEFQKRKQEEIIHPLLKETVPFGILPHVQARLLAKVIRQELPEYLPFFIK